Proteins from a single region of Thamnophis elegans isolate rThaEle1 chromosome 17, rThaEle1.pri, whole genome shotgun sequence:
- the SLC3A2 gene encoding 4F2 cell-surface antigen heavy chain — MSSPGVTPELDMKDVELNEMDPEKQPMTASSPLAGSPGSLGEKNGVVKVKMEEEEEEAEMAAKFTGLSKEQLLQVAGTPAWVRTRWALLILFWLGWLGMLAGAVVIIVKAPRCKDLPKQEWWQKGGIYRILQVEGFQDSGSDGIGDLTGVKDRMQYLSTLKVKGFVIGPLHVNPVDQPDSTNLQDVDPKLGTLQDFQLVLEAAKKKNVKVILDLTPNYHGQLPWFSRDVWLEGDFQNKMKEAIQFWLRKGVSGIQFGSIEHLNDPQLFSEWKNITEQEAVDDQPGVLIAMTSRKDAQGIFSLLNETTGVNMLTSQYLQELVKPEGKDTTTLGLTAQTLINDYIQEAGNRWPSWSMGRPDFGHLAQSMGEQLLRLHHLLFYTLPGTPFTDYGDEIGLRDMPGQPATSNITRMQWDNSANYGFSRGGQQLDEGSNVTVQAQQGHKGSLLSFFQELSELRTKERSLLHGDFHLVQGSNTSVFSYLRVWDQNKRFLVALNFAPQERTVSLLHSHLPAQVEVELSTHPSREKTTLDLQNLKLLPSEGLLLSFPYVAP, encoded by the exons ATGAGCTCCCCCGGCGTGACCCCAGAACTGGACATGAAGGACGTGGAGCTGAACGAGATGGACCCCGAAAAGCAGCCCATGACCGCCTCCTCGCCCCTGGCTGGCTCTCCGGGCAGCCTGGGCGAGAAGAACGGGGTGGTGAAggtgaagatggaggaggaggaagaggaagccgAGATGGCCGCCAAGTTCACCGGCTTGTCGAAGGAGCAGCTGCTCCAGGTAGCCGGCACCCCCGCCTGGGTCCGGACTCGCTGGGCCCTCCTCATCCTCTTCTGGCTCGGCTGGCTCGGCATGCTAGCCGGAGCCGTGGTCATCATCGTGAAGGCCCCCCGCTGCAAGGATCTCCCCAAGCAGGAATGGTGGCAGAAAGGAGGGATCTACCGGATCCTGCAGGTGGAGGGCTTCCAAGATTCGGGCAGCGATGGCATCGGGGACCTGACAG gggTGAAAGACAGGATGCAGTATTTAAGTACTCTGAAGGTGAAAGGTTTTGTCATCGGGCCTCTTCACGTCAATCCCGTGGACCAGCCGGACAGCACCAACCTCCAAGACGTTGACCCAAAACTGGGCACCTTGCAAGATTTCCAGCTTGTTTTAGAAGCTGCCAAGAAAAAAA ATGTGAAGGTTATCTTGGACCTGACCCCTAACTATCATGGCCAGTTACCCTGGTTTAGCCGAGATGTATGGCTTGAGGGGGATTTCCAGAACAAAATGAAA GAAGCAATCCAGTTTTGGCTGAGGAAAGGTGTCTCCGGAATCCAGTTCGGAAGCATCGAGCATTTGAAT GATCCCCAACTCTTTAGTGAGTGGAAGAACATAACGGAACAAGAGGCTGTTGATGATCAGCCTGG GGTTCTGATTGCCATGACCAGTCGTAAGGATGCTCAAGGGATTTTCTCGCTTCTGAACGAAACCACAGGGGTGAACATGCTAACCAGCCAGTATCTTCAGGAGCTGGTGAAGCCTGAAGGGAAAGACACCACCACGCTGGGACTCACGGCCCAAACCCTGATCAACGATTATATCCAAGAAGCAGGAAACCGATGGCCCAGTTGGAGC ATGGGTAGACCAGATTTTGGACATTTGGCCCAATCTATGGGGGAACAGTTGCTTCGGCTCCACCATCTCCTCTTCTACACTTTGCCCGGGACGCCCTTCACCGATTACGGAGATGAAATTGGCCTACGGGACATGCCGGGACAG CCCGCGACATCCAACATCACACGCATGCAGTGGGACAACTCGGCCAATTACGGATTCTCCAGAGGGGGGCAACAGCTGGATGAAGGCAGCAACGTCACCGTGCAG GCGCAGCAGGGCCACAAGGGCTCCCTCCTGAGCTTCTTCCAGGAGCTGAGCGAGCTTCGAACCAAGGAACGCTCCCTCCTGCACGGCGACTTTCACCTGGTGCAAGGCTCGAACACGTCCGTCTTCTCCTACCTCCGGGTCTGGGACCAGAACAAGCGGTTCTTGGTGGCGCTCAACTTCGCCCCGCAAGAGAGAACCGTCTCCCTCCTCCACTCTCACCTCCCAGCCCAAGTAGAGGTGGAGCTCAGCACCCACCCCAGCCGGGAGAAGACGACGCTGGATCTGCAGAACTTGAAGCTGCTCCCGTCGGAAGGGCTCCTTCTCAGCTTCCCCTACGTGGCCCCCTAG
- the LOC116520023 gene encoding calmodulin-1 → MADQLTEEQIAEFKEAFSLFDKDGDGTITTKELGTVMRSLGQNPTEAELQDMINEVDADGNGTIDFPEFLTMMARKMKDTDSEEEIREAFRVFDKDGNGYISAAELRHVMTNLGEKLTDEEVDEMIREADIDGDGQVNYEEFVQMMTAK, encoded by the exons ATG GCTGACCAACTGACCGAGGAGCAGATCGCAG AGTTCAAGGAAGCCTTCTCCCTCTTCGACAAAGACGGCGATGGCACCATCACCACCAAGGAGCTGGGCACCGTGATGCGCTCCCTGGGTCAGAACCCCACCGAGGCAGAGTTGCAAGACATGATCAACGAAGTGGATGCGGATG GCAACGGCACAATcgatttcccagaattcctcaccatGATGGCCCGGAAAATGAAAGACACCGACAGTGAAGAAGAGATCCGTGAGGCCTTCCGAGTTTTTGACAAG gATGGCAACGGGTACATCAGCGCCGCCGAGCTGCGCCACGTGATGACCAACCTGGGCGAGAAGCTGACGGACGAGGAGGTGGATGAAATGATCCGAGAAGCCGACATAGATGGGGATGGGCAAGTCAATTACGAAG